Proteins co-encoded in one Aspergillus fumigatus Af293 chromosome 6, whole genome shotgun sequence genomic window:
- a CDS encoding putative ABC transporter gives MNPLPFRIPPRPDMADSDNHTGPSINVNGLNYKFPDGSSGLTNVSLSLPAGSRTLLIGANGAGKTTLLRLLAGKRLAPTDTVSVSGRDPFKHGLEGVTYLGVEWVLNSIVRTDIDVPTLLASVGGDAYPERRDELVEILDIDLRWRMHAVSDGERRRVQLAMGLLRPWQVLLLDEITVDLDLLSRSNFLSFLKRETETRPCTIVYATHILDNLSQWPTHLVHMHLGNVRQWGPMENFKSEVTETSENSQLGELVLKWLKEDLSARGPRNGQSSQSKTYGSLDGLGGYGLEKPT, from the exons ATGAACCCCTTGCCATTTAGAA tccctcctcgtccagacATGGCAGACTCGGACAATCATACGGGTCCTTCGATCAATGTGAATGGCCTAAATTATAAGTTCCCGGATGGTTCTTCAGGCTTGACAAATGTGTCTCTCAGTCTCCCCGCAGGGAGCCGGACATTGCTCATTGGAG CAAATGGTGCCGGCAAGACCACTCTCCTGCGCTTGCTGGCAGGCAAGCGCTTGGCCCCGACAGATACAgtttctgtttctggcagGGATCCCTTTAAGCACGGCCTCGAAGGGGTGACTTACTTAGGTGTTGAGTGGGTTCTGAACAGCATTGTCCGGACGGACATCGACGTCCCAACGCTCCTAGCATCTGTGGGTGGAGACGCCTATCCCGAGCGCAGGGATGAGCTAGTTGAGATTCTCGACATTGACCTCCGGTGGCGTATGCACGCCGTGTCGGACGGTGAGCGCCGCCGTGTGCAGCTGGCGATGGGTCTGCTGCGCCCTTGGCAGGTGCTCCTGCTGGATGAAATCACCGTGGACCTGGACTTGCTTTCTAGGAGTaacttcctttccttcctcaAGCGGGAGACAGAGACAAGACCCTGCACGATTGTCTATGCCACACACATCCTGGATAATCTGTCGCAGTGGCCCACCCATCTCGTGCATATGCACCTCGGAAACGTTAGGCAATGGGGCCCTATGGAAAACTTCAAAAGTGAGGTTACAGAGACATCAGAGAACAGTCAACTCGGTGAGCTTGTGCTCAAGTGGCTCAAGGAGGACCTGTCGGCCAGAGGACCGAGGAACG